A single window of Streptomyces sp. NBC_00464 DNA harbors:
- a CDS encoding ABC transporter substrate-binding protein — protein sequence MPPIAGPARSSALLTAALILLTACGGGTDSSAAKSGVADGYPVTLKNCGRTVTVDAAPERAVPVDQGSTEILLSLGLADRLAATATWTDPVLKGLEKANAGVPRISDNRPSSEKVLDQEPDFVSASFESTLAKGGVAPREQFEKLGVPTYVSPADCTAKDNSKDGDGVRTGALTMDSVYGEVRDLAKVFGVPERGEKLVAELRARVRRATGGIDASGASLMYWFANSEAPYLAGCCGAPGIITRELGAKNAFDDTHEEWPQINWETVADRNPDVLVIGDLTRKSQTAESAAKKIAFLESNPATKNMDAVRNKRYVLLSGQAMNPTIRTVEGVERVAAGLRTFGLAG from the coding sequence GTGCCGCCCATAGCCGGCCCCGCCCGCTCATCCGCCCTGCTCACCGCCGCACTGATCCTGCTGACAGCCTGCGGCGGCGGCACCGACAGCTCCGCCGCCAAGTCCGGGGTGGCCGACGGCTATCCGGTGACCCTGAAGAACTGCGGACGGACCGTCACCGTGGACGCGGCCCCCGAGCGTGCCGTGCCGGTCGATCAGGGATCGACCGAGATCCTGCTCTCGCTCGGCCTCGCCGACCGGCTCGCCGCCACGGCCACCTGGACCGACCCCGTACTGAAGGGCCTGGAGAAGGCCAACGCCGGCGTCCCGAGAATCTCCGACAACCGCCCCTCGTCGGAGAAGGTCCTGGACCAGGAGCCCGACTTCGTCAGCGCCTCCTTCGAGTCGACGCTCGCCAAGGGCGGTGTCGCCCCCCGCGAGCAGTTCGAGAAGCTCGGCGTCCCCACCTACGTCTCGCCCGCCGACTGCACCGCCAAGGACAACAGCAAGGACGGTGACGGTGTCCGCACCGGCGCCCTGACCATGGACAGCGTCTACGGCGAAGTGCGGGACCTGGCCAAGGTGTTCGGCGTCCCGGAGCGCGGCGAGAAACTCGTGGCCGAGCTGCGCGCCCGGGTGCGCAGGGCGACGGGAGGCATCGATGCCTCCGGCGCCTCCCTGATGTACTGGTTCGCCAACTCCGAGGCCCCGTACCTGGCCGGCTGCTGCGGAGCGCCCGGCATCATCACCCGGGAACTCGGCGCGAAGAACGCCTTCGACGACACCCACGAGGAATGGCCCCAGATCAACTGGGAGACCGTCGCCGACCGCAACCCGGACGTACTGGTCATCGGCGACCTGACCCGCAAGTCGCAGACCGCCGAAAGCGCCGCGAAGAAGATCGCGTTCCTGGAGTCCAACCCCGCCACGAAGAACATGGACGCCGTCCGCAACAAGCGCTATGTGCTGCTCAGCGGCCAGGCCATGAACCCCACCATCCGCACCGTCGAGGGCGTGGAGCGCGTCGCTGCCGGGCTGCGGACCTTCGGGCTTGCGGGGTGA
- a CDS encoding FecCD family ABC transporter permease — protein MTDTEQAAAPREAAAARTGPGLRRIRGIREGLLWTGGLLLLALSIALAVTIGPARISVADVWSTVASHLGAGESQLSPIRDGIIWNLRMPRTLLAAVCGAGLAVCGTVMQSLLRNPLADPFVLGVSSGASTGAVVVVVLGVGGGAVSLSAGAFIGALCSFALVMLLSHTLGGSTDRVVLSGVAAMQLFSALTSFVVMTAADAEQTRGVLFWLLGSLGGVGWSDVWICSAVLAVTLLICLGHARTLDAFAFGQDAAATLGVHVGRTRIVLLCTTALLTAALVSSAGAIGFVGLVLPHAARALTGSGHRRLLPVTALAGAVFLVWVDTLARTVLDPQEVPVGVVTALIGVPAFVVVLYRTRRSP, from the coding sequence GTGACGGACACCGAACAGGCCGCGGCGCCGCGCGAGGCCGCGGCTGCGCGCACCGGGCCCGGCCTCCGGCGCATCCGCGGTATCCGCGAAGGACTCCTGTGGACCGGTGGGCTCCTGCTTCTCGCCCTGTCCATCGCCCTCGCCGTCACCATCGGACCGGCCCGGATCTCCGTCGCCGACGTCTGGTCCACGGTCGCTTCCCACCTCGGTGCCGGTGAATCGCAACTCAGCCCGATCCGCGACGGCATCATCTGGAACCTGCGCATGCCGCGCACCCTGCTCGCCGCCGTCTGCGGCGCGGGGCTCGCGGTCTGCGGCACCGTCATGCAGTCGCTGCTGCGGAACCCACTCGCCGACCCCTTCGTCCTCGGGGTCTCCTCCGGGGCCTCCACCGGCGCGGTCGTGGTCGTCGTCCTCGGCGTCGGCGGGGGAGCGGTCTCCCTGTCGGCCGGGGCGTTCATCGGGGCACTCTGCTCCTTCGCCCTGGTCATGCTGCTCAGCCACACCCTCGGCGGCAGCACCGACCGGGTCGTCCTGTCCGGGGTCGCGGCCATGCAGCTCTTCTCCGCGCTCACCTCCTTCGTCGTGATGACCGCAGCCGATGCCGAACAGACCCGAGGGGTGCTGTTCTGGCTGCTGGGTTCGCTCGGCGGCGTCGGATGGAGCGATGTGTGGATCTGCTCCGCCGTGCTCGCCGTGACGCTGCTGATCTGCCTGGGCCACGCCCGTACGCTCGACGCCTTCGCCTTCGGCCAGGACGCGGCAGCCACCCTCGGCGTCCACGTCGGCCGTACCCGGATCGTCCTGCTGTGCACGACCGCGCTGCTGACCGCCGCACTCGTGAGCTCGGCCGGCGCCATCGGGTTCGTCGGGCTGGTGCTCCCGCACGCCGCCCGTGCGCTGACCGGTTCGGGACACCGCCGGCTGCTGCCGGTCACCGCGCTTGCCGGGGCGGTTTTCCTGGTCTGGGTCGACACCCTCGCCCGGACCGTACTCGACCCGCAGGAGGTTCCGGTGGGCGTCGTCACCGCACTGATCGGGGTGCCCGCCTTCGTGGTGGTCCTCTACCGCACCCGGCGGTCCCCATGA
- a CDS encoding ABC transporter ATP-binding protein has protein sequence MTGTVPGGLRADRVSREAGGRFILDGVSLDPAPGATIGLIGPNGSGKSTLLRILAGVLAPHAGVVTLDDDPLAAVGRRTVARRVAVVDQHAVTQVELNVVDVVRLGRIPHRRAWSAPTAADETAVREALERTGLAERRDQSWHTLSGGERQRVQIARALAQQPRELLLDEPTNHLDIQHQLELLSLVTSLPLTAVVALHDLNLAAMFCDRIVVMNGGRVIAGGTPAEVITEGLIADVYRVRAVVTPDGPDGRPSVRFRPQRT, from the coding sequence ATGACCGGGACCGTCCCCGGCGGCCTGCGGGCCGACCGGGTCAGCAGGGAGGCGGGCGGCCGTTTCATCCTGGACGGTGTCTCGCTCGACCCGGCGCCCGGTGCCACCATCGGACTGATCGGCCCGAACGGCTCCGGGAAGTCCACCTTGCTGCGGATCCTGGCCGGAGTCCTGGCACCGCACGCGGGCGTGGTCACCCTCGACGACGATCCGCTGGCAGCCGTCGGCCGCCGCACCGTGGCCAGGCGGGTCGCCGTGGTCGACCAGCACGCCGTCACACAGGTCGAGCTGAATGTCGTGGACGTCGTACGGCTGGGCCGCATCCCGCACCGGCGCGCCTGGTCGGCGCCGACTGCGGCGGACGAGACGGCGGTGCGGGAGGCGCTGGAGCGGACCGGTCTCGCCGAACGCCGCGACCAGTCCTGGCACACGCTCTCCGGTGGTGAGCGCCAGCGCGTCCAGATCGCCCGCGCGCTGGCCCAGCAGCCGCGGGAACTCCTGCTCGACGAACCGACCAACCACCTGGACATCCAGCACCAGCTGGAACTGCTGTCCCTGGTCACCTCGCTGCCGCTGACCGCTGTCGTCGCTCTGCACGACCTCAATCTGGCCGCGATGTTCTGCGACCGGATCGTGGTGATGAACGGGGGGCGGGTCATCGCGGGCGGCACCCCGGCGGAGGTGATCACGGAGGGGCTCATTGCCGACGTCTACCGGGTCCGGGCCGTGGTGACACCGGACGGTCCGGACGGGCGGCCCTCGGTGCGCTTTCGTCCGCAGCGGACCTGA
- a CDS encoding PRC and DUF2382 domain-containing protein has protein sequence MGAADGFTDSGELDGLTVYDTEGEKIGNVGRVYVDDNTGRPDWITVKTGLFGMKESFVPLAGARRVGSDLHISHPKDRVKDAPRVDADAHLSVSEEEELYRHYGLSRNTTANLGDRAGAGGTTSADAPTTTGTGTMGAAGAGAAAGAGAMGAAGTGRTTDRTTSAGMAGAGTGTGRHRDTETSGTSRPLVGAGAGAERSAADLSGKEELIRSEEQLHIGTEEYESGKARLHKYVVTENVTRTVPVSHEEVRVVREPLRPGEKTAGRTDITEQDVEVTLHAERATMRKETVPVERVRMETKKVTEQKEVSAELRKEQIDYADGTTKSGKDMGDNKDMGGEFGQGRRR, from the coding sequence ATGGGAGCCGCTGACGGTTTCACGGATTCCGGAGAGCTCGACGGCCTGACGGTGTACGACACCGAGGGCGAGAAGATCGGCAACGTGGGGCGGGTGTATGTCGACGACAACACCGGCCGGCCGGACTGGATCACGGTGAAGACCGGCCTGTTCGGTATGAAGGAGAGTTTCGTGCCTCTCGCCGGAGCCCGTCGCGTGGGCTCCGACCTGCACATCTCCCATCCGAAGGACCGGGTCAAGGACGCCCCTCGGGTGGACGCGGACGCCCATCTGTCCGTCTCCGAGGAGGAGGAGCTCTACCGGCACTACGGCCTGAGCCGGAACACCACGGCCAATCTCGGCGACCGCGCCGGGGCCGGCGGCACCACGAGCGCCGACGCACCGACGACGACCGGTACGGGCACCATGGGCGCGGCCGGAGCCGGAGCAGCAGCCGGGGCCGGGGCCATGGGTGCCGCGGGCACGGGGCGCACGACCGACCGGACCACCTCGGCCGGCATGGCCGGTGCGGGCACCGGGACCGGCAGGCACCGCGACACCGAGACCTCGGGCACGTCCCGTCCGCTGGTCGGAGCCGGCGCGGGCGCCGAACGCTCCGCCGCCGACCTCAGTGGCAAGGAGGAGCTGATCCGCTCCGAGGAACAGCTCCACATCGGCACCGAGGAGTACGAGAGCGGCAAGGCCCGCCTGCACAAGTACGTCGTCACCGAGAACGTCACCAGGACCGTCCCGGTGTCGCACGAAGAGGTGCGCGTGGTGCGGGAACCGCTCCGGCCGGGCGAGAAGACAGCCGGCCGAACCGACATCACCGAGCAGGACGTGGAGGTCACCCTGCACGCCGAACGCGCCACGATGCGCAAGGAGACCGTGCCGGTCGAGCGGGTACGGATGGAAACGAAGAAGGTGACCGAACAGAAGGAAGTCTCCGCCGAACTGCGCAAGGAGCAGATCGACTACGCGGACGGCACCACCAAGAGCGGCAAGGACATGGGCGACAACAAGGACATGGGCGGTGAATTCGGTCAGGGGCGGCGCCGCTGA
- a CDS encoding IclR family transcriptional regulator, translated as MAEHGTDTTTPAPTGQQAPGVLQTVDRALLVLLTFTEQRPEWGVSELARHHGWDKAVVQRLLTTLSARGFLLCDDNSRRYRPGPALSRLARVSEHSGVLSSIARPVLARLLRETGESIVLNVPHGGSYRCEAAVDGTGPVRYTAIIGAVMPGHAGASGHTLFAFHPEREIRQMFGAAGLTRFNDRTITDLDALLACYAQVRADGYCVSHGEYDEAVTAVSAPVFQGDGVPASLTVIGPSHRVDRAADTLVTLVRAAAAEITAALGG; from the coding sequence ATGGCTGAGCACGGCACGGACACCACCACCCCGGCACCCACCGGACAGCAGGCCCCCGGCGTCCTGCAGACCGTGGACCGGGCCCTGCTCGTCCTGCTCACGTTCACCGAGCAGCGGCCCGAGTGGGGCGTCAGCGAACTGGCCCGCCACCACGGCTGGGACAAGGCCGTCGTCCAGCGTCTGCTCACCACCCTGAGCGCGCGCGGATTCCTGCTCTGCGACGACAACAGCCGCCGCTACCGCCCGGGTCCGGCGCTGTCGCGTCTGGCCCGGGTCAGCGAGCACAGCGGAGTGCTGTCCTCGATCGCCCGGCCGGTACTCGCCCGGCTGCTCCGCGAGACCGGCGAGAGCATCGTCCTCAACGTCCCGCACGGCGGCAGCTACCGCTGCGAAGCCGCCGTCGACGGCACCGGACCGGTCCGCTACACCGCGATCATCGGCGCGGTCATGCCCGGCCACGCGGGAGCGTCCGGGCACACCCTCTTCGCGTTCCACCCCGAACGCGAGATCAGGCAGATGTTCGGCGCCGCCGGCCTGACGCGTTTCAACGACCGCACCATCACGGACCTGGACGCCTTGCTCGCCTGTTACGCACAGGTCCGCGCCGACGGGTACTGCGTCAGCCACGGCGAGTACGACGAAGCCGTGACCGCGGTCTCCGCCCCCGTCTTCCAGGGAGACGGCGTCCCCGCCTCCCTCACGGTCATCGGCCCTTCCCACCGCGTGGACCGGGCCGCCGACACCCTCGTGACGCTGGTACGCGCCGCAGCGGCGGAGATCACCGCCGCCCTCGGCGGCTGA
- a CDS encoding OPT/YSL family transporter, with protein MEPVLLVILVVLSAVGAVIGIDLVSKLGISANTSVVGALVAMLIGRIPLGFLRRMRSVHRQNLAQSAISAATFASANALLTSVAVPYVFGRKDLVWPMLAGAFIGLLVDAWVLYRAFGSRLLPADAAWPPGTAAAETIKAGDRGGRRALILAGGTAVGLAGTLFSLPLSAAGVAFLGNVWALMMFGIGLMLRQYSPDVFHTDLGAGYIPHGVMVGAGIVALGQAVHLLIGRRERKRKEAAAEATSVATVQDTDPTTAYTVDERALRLSLIRGFALFTGGAVVLAVLGGLIGDMSPLGIAGWVLFAAFAALVHELIVGLAAMQSGWFPSFAVTLIFLILGLAIGIPSVPLALLVGYVSATGPAFADMGYDLKAGWLLRREHRPWDPFEREGRRQQFLAALIGFAVALVVVALAWRSYFGQGLIPPVAKVYADTIKSGLSDPDAVRTMLLWAIPGAAIQLLGGTRRQMGVMLATGLLILTPQACWLVLGALVVRVGYRKLRGPAADEELNLVGAGLIAGSSLGDSAQILKT; from the coding sequence ATGGAACCCGTCCTGCTGGTCATCCTGGTGGTGCTCTCCGCCGTGGGAGCCGTCATCGGCATCGACCTGGTTTCCAAACTGGGCATCTCCGCCAACACCTCGGTGGTCGGCGCACTCGTCGCGATGCTCATCGGCCGCATCCCTCTGGGCTTTCTGCGCCGGATGCGTTCCGTGCACCGGCAGAACCTCGCCCAGAGCGCCATCTCCGCCGCGACCTTCGCCTCGGCGAACGCCCTGCTGACGTCCGTCGCCGTGCCGTACGTGTTCGGCCGCAAGGACCTGGTCTGGCCCATGCTCGCCGGCGCGTTCATCGGCCTCCTCGTGGACGCCTGGGTCCTCTACCGGGCCTTCGGCTCCCGGCTGCTGCCCGCCGACGCCGCCTGGCCGCCCGGCACCGCCGCCGCCGAGACCATCAAGGCCGGCGACCGGGGAGGACGCCGCGCCCTGATCCTGGCCGGCGGAACCGCGGTCGGCCTCGCCGGAACCCTCTTCAGCCTGCCGCTCTCCGCGGCCGGAGTGGCCTTCCTCGGCAACGTCTGGGCGCTGATGATGTTCGGCATCGGCCTCATGCTGCGCCAGTACAGCCCCGACGTCTTCCACACCGACCTCGGCGCCGGCTACATCCCGCACGGCGTCATGGTCGGCGCCGGAATCGTGGCTCTCGGCCAGGCCGTCCACCTGCTCATAGGCCGACGCGAACGCAAGCGGAAAGAGGCCGCCGCGGAGGCCACGAGCGTCGCGACCGTCCAGGACACGGACCCGACCACCGCCTACACGGTCGACGAACGGGCCCTGCGGCTCTCCCTGATCCGCGGCTTCGCGCTCTTCACCGGGGGCGCGGTCGTCCTCGCCGTCCTCGGCGGACTGATCGGCGACATGAGCCCCCTAGGCATCGCCGGCTGGGTGCTCTTCGCCGCCTTCGCCGCCCTGGTCCACGAACTGATCGTCGGCCTCGCCGCCATGCAGTCCGGCTGGTTCCCGTCCTTCGCCGTCACCCTGATCTTCCTCATCCTGGGCCTCGCCATCGGTATCCCGTCCGTACCCCTGGCCCTGCTGGTCGGGTACGTCTCCGCCACCGGCCCCGCCTTCGCCGACATGGGATACGACCTCAAGGCCGGCTGGCTGCTGCGACGCGAGCACCGCCCCTGGGACCCCTTCGAGCGCGAGGGCCGCCGCCAGCAGTTCCTGGCCGCCCTCATCGGATTCGCCGTCGCCCTCGTCGTCGTCGCTCTCGCCTGGCGCTCCTACTTCGGACAGGGCCTCATCCCGCCCGTGGCCAAGGTGTACGCCGACACCATCAAGAGCGGGCTCAGCGACCCGGACGCCGTACGCACCATGCTGCTGTGGGCCATCCCCGGCGCCGCGATCCAGCTGCTCGGCGGCACCCGCCGGCAGATGGGCGTCATGCTCGCCACCGGCCTGCTCATCCTCACCCCGCAGGCCTGCTGGCTGGTCCTCGGAGCGCTCGTCGTCCGGGTCGGATACCGCAAGCTGCGCGGCCCCGCCGCCGACGAGGAACTCAACCTGGTCGGCGCCGGACTGATCGCCGGAAGCTCGCTCGGCGACTCCGCCCAGATCCTCAAGACCTGA
- a CDS encoding alpha/beta fold hydrolase, which translates to MPTPAPVSYRHGGLVCTDHAVDVPLDHRAPDGPAIGLFAREVVAEGREHEDLPRLLWLQGGPGGRAERPNAAGAWLRRALADYRVVLMDQRGTGRSTPADRVTLARFGTDSEAAAGYLAHFRADSIVRDAELLRRHLQGDRPWSVLGQSFGGFSTLTYLSLAPEGLTQAYITGGLPSLTGHADDVYRAAYARTLAHNERYFTRYPGDQALADAVAAHLDTHDVRMPTGERLTVRRFQTLGITFGTAAKFDSLHYLLETAFTDGPALTDTFLRGVEAAVSFAERPLYAALHEPIYAQGGRPTDWSAHRIRQEFPAFDATAGGPLRFTGEMVYPWQFEEDPALVPLRGAAGALAARTDWPALYDLDRLAANEVPVVAAVYHDDMYVDREHALTTADAVRGLRTWVTDAYAHDGVRADAAVLDRLISMARGEA; encoded by the coding sequence ATGCCCACCCCCGCCCCCGTCTCCTACCGCCACGGCGGCCTGGTCTGCACCGACCACGCCGTCGACGTACCGCTCGACCACCGAGCCCCGGACGGACCCGCCATCGGCCTGTTCGCCCGCGAGGTCGTCGCCGAGGGCCGCGAGCACGAGGACCTGCCCCGGCTCCTCTGGCTCCAGGGTGGCCCCGGCGGCCGCGCCGAGCGCCCCAACGCCGCGGGTGCCTGGCTGCGCCGTGCCCTCGCCGACTACCGCGTCGTCCTCATGGACCAGCGCGGCACCGGCCGTTCCACCCCCGCCGACCGGGTCACCCTGGCCCGCTTCGGTACGGACTCCGAGGCCGCCGCCGGTTACCTCGCGCACTTCCGCGCCGACTCGATCGTCCGCGACGCGGAACTCCTGCGCCGCCACCTCCAGGGCGACCGGCCGTGGAGCGTTCTCGGACAGAGCTTCGGCGGCTTCTCCACCCTCACCTACCTCTCCCTCGCCCCCGAAGGTCTCACCCAGGCCTACATCACCGGCGGGCTGCCGTCCCTGACCGGTCACGCCGACGACGTCTACCGCGCCGCCTACGCCCGCACCCTCGCCCACAACGAGCGCTACTTCACGCGCTACCCCGGCGACCAGGCCCTCGCCGACGCCGTCGCCGCACACCTGGACACGCACGACGTGCGCATGCCGACCGGAGAACGCCTCACCGTCCGCCGCTTCCAGACCCTCGGCATCACGTTCGGAACCGCGGCCAAGTTCGACTCGCTGCACTACCTCCTGGAGACGGCGTTCACCGACGGACCGGCGCTCACCGACACCTTCCTGCGCGGCGTCGAAGCCGCCGTGTCCTTCGCCGAACGGCCCCTGTACGCCGCGCTCCACGAGCCGATCTACGCCCAGGGCGGCCGCCCCACCGACTGGTCCGCGCACCGGATCCGCCAGGAGTTCCCCGCCTTCGACGCCACCGCGGGCGGCCCTCTCCGGTTCACCGGTGAGATGGTCTACCCCTGGCAGTTCGAGGAGGATCCCGCGCTCGTCCCGCTGCGCGGCGCCGCCGGGGCGCTCGCCGCCCGTACCGACTGGCCTGCGCTCTACGACCTGGACCGGCTCGCAGCCAACGAGGTCCCCGTCGTCGCGGCCGTCTACCACGACGACATGTATGTCGACCGGGAGCACGCCCTGACCACCGCCGACGCCGTACGAGGACTGCGAACCTGGGTCACCGACGCCTACGCCCACGACGGTGTCAGGGCCGACGCCGCCGTACTGGACCGGCTGATCTCCATGGCCCGCGGCGAGGCCTGA
- a CDS encoding adenosylcobinamide amidohydrolase encodes MWRLGPGWRVCSSAVLGGGIGPRDWILNAQVPGGYPRMDPDRHLAEIAEAERLTGPGAGLMTAADVTAYTVAADEGVTATATCGLGVRGWAAAPAEGTGGPPRPGTVNIVVTLPVALTDAALVNAVATATEAKVQALLDAGLDCSGTPTDSVCIAAPAPSPDTGVGEPFAGPRSRWGARLARAVHDAVLEGALRQS; translated from the coding sequence GTGTGGCGGCTCGGGCCCGGGTGGCGGGTCTGCAGCAGCGCGGTACTCGGGGGCGGCATCGGCCCGCGTGACTGGATCCTCAACGCCCAGGTGCCCGGCGGCTATCCCCGGATGGACCCCGACCGCCACCTGGCCGAGATCGCCGAGGCCGAACGGCTCACCGGCCCCGGTGCCGGACTGATGACAGCCGCCGACGTCACCGCGTACACCGTCGCCGCCGACGAGGGAGTCACCGCGACCGCCACCTGCGGCCTGGGCGTACGCGGCTGGGCGGCGGCCCCGGCCGAAGGAACAGGGGGACCGCCGCGGCCGGGGACGGTCAACATCGTCGTCACGCTGCCCGTGGCCCTCACCGACGCCGCACTCGTCAACGCCGTCGCCACCGCCACCGAGGCCAAGGTGCAGGCACTACTGGACGCCGGACTCGACTGCTCCGGCACCCCCACCGACTCCGTCTGCATCGCGGCCCCCGCCCCCTCCCCGGACACCGGGGTGGGTGAGCCGTTCGCAGGGCCCCGATCGCGCTGGGGCGCCCGACTCGCCAGGGCCGTGCACGACGCGGTCCTCGAAGGCGCGCTGCGGCAATCCTGA
- a CDS encoding NAD(P)-dependent oxidoreductase, with product MTTSAADAVPERQAVAVLGTGIMGSGMARSLLRAGLDVRVWNRTHAKAAPLAADGATVADTAAEAVRGAAVVLTMLNDSTAVAAALTAASDGLHRGQVLLQSSTVGPEATAELAQRAADLGLVYLDAPVSGTRQPAEQGTLTVFVSGPSAARAVTGPVLDAIGQRTVWVAEEAGAASRLKLVINAWVINMVGGVAECLNLAEGLGVDPQSFLDVVKGGPLDSAYLHGKSAAVLTGDLTPSFALSTALKDTRLILEAAGPSGIRLDLMEASAARFERAEAAGHGDEDMIATYYAGRPTEKDGG from the coding sequence ATGACCACCTCAGCAGCCGACGCAGTCCCGGAGCGGCAGGCCGTCGCCGTGCTCGGCACCGGAATCATGGGTTCGGGCATGGCCCGGAGCCTGCTCAGAGCCGGTCTCGACGTCCGTGTCTGGAACCGGACACATGCCAAGGCAGCGCCCCTCGCCGCCGACGGCGCCACCGTCGCGGACACCGCGGCCGAAGCCGTACGCGGCGCCGCCGTCGTCCTGACCATGCTCAACGACAGCACCGCTGTCGCCGCCGCCCTCACCGCCGCGTCCGACGGGCTGCACCGCGGCCAGGTCCTCCTGCAGAGCTCCACCGTCGGACCCGAGGCCACCGCCGAGCTGGCCCAGCGCGCCGCAGACCTCGGCCTCGTCTACCTGGACGCTCCGGTCTCCGGAACCAGGCAGCCCGCGGAACAGGGCACGCTGACCGTCTTCGTCTCCGGACCGTCCGCCGCCCGCGCGGTGACCGGACCGGTGCTCGACGCGATCGGGCAGCGCACCGTCTGGGTGGCGGAGGAGGCGGGAGCCGCCTCGCGGCTCAAGCTCGTGATCAACGCCTGGGTGATCAACATGGTGGGCGGCGTCGCCGAATGTCTCAATCTCGCCGAGGGACTGGGAGTCGACCCGCAGTCGTTCCTCGACGTCGTGAAGGGCGGACCGCTCGACTCCGCCTACTTGCACGGCAAGTCCGCCGCGGTCCTGACCGGCGACCTCACCCCGAGCTTCGCCCTGTCCACGGCCCTCAAGGACACCCGTCTCATCCTCGAAGCCGCCGGACCCTCCGGCATCCGCCTGGATCTGATGGAGGCGTCGGCCGCCCGCTTCGAACGCGCCGAAGCGGCCGGGCACGGCGACGAGGACATGATCGCCACCTACTACGCCGGGCGGCCCACGGAGAAGGACGGCGGCTGA
- a CDS encoding sulfite oxidase — translation MRSVAPSEAAYDGMRLRQWSRGAARSAGIDRRDLLRLVAAASVAVPLAGLAAPAHAADGTASAAPGIVKPLPPEVFTVRGTNAETNFAALRPTGLLTPAERFFVRNHTVTPRIDAAEWRLRVWGDGLTGPAVEFTYDELRALPSVTRTAFVECAGNARSYYTTQQNQQVSGTAWTMGAIGTARWRGVRLADVLHRAGIARHAVDVLPRGLDDEVVSDGINLGHVRRPLPVAKALDDVLLAYEMNGEPLPPDHGAPVRLIVPSWVGIANIKWVGDIEVSAQPLVSPWNTGLYRLFGPGYPAEGSAPLTRQTLKSAFELAPGAAFPAHRRHELTGRSWSGGAPVRMVEISTDGGARWRRARLRDEPRSGSWVRWSADWLPKDRGPAVLLARATDRTGRTQPEIAAHNTQGYLFDAVVRHDVRVV, via the coding sequence ATGAGATCCGTTGCTCCGTCCGAGGCCGCCTACGACGGAATGCGGCTTCGCCAGTGGTCGCGCGGCGCCGCGCGCTCTGCGGGGATCGACCGCCGTGATCTGCTGCGGCTGGTCGCGGCGGCTTCGGTGGCGGTCCCTCTGGCCGGCCTGGCAGCCCCCGCACACGCGGCGGACGGGACCGCCTCCGCCGCTCCGGGCATCGTGAAGCCGCTGCCGCCCGAGGTGTTCACGGTGCGCGGCACCAATGCGGAGACCAACTTCGCGGCGCTGCGCCCGACGGGGCTGCTGACACCGGCCGAGCGCTTCTTCGTACGCAACCACACCGTCACCCCGCGGATCGACGCGGCCGAATGGCGGCTCAGGGTGTGGGGCGACGGGCTCACCGGACCGGCGGTGGAGTTCACCTACGACGAGCTGCGCGCGCTGCCATCGGTGACCCGTACCGCCTTCGTCGAGTGCGCGGGAAATGCCCGCAGTTACTACACGACGCAGCAGAACCAGCAGGTGAGCGGGACAGCCTGGACCATGGGGGCGATCGGAACGGCTCGCTGGCGCGGGGTGCGGCTCGCCGATGTGCTGCACCGCGCGGGCATCGCCCGGCACGCGGTCGACGTGCTGCCGCGCGGTCTGGACGACGAGGTGGTCAGCGACGGGATCAACCTCGGGCATGTGCGCCGGCCGCTTCCGGTGGCGAAGGCACTGGACGACGTTCTCCTCGCGTACGAGATGAACGGCGAACCGCTGCCGCCCGACCACGGCGCGCCGGTGCGGCTGATCGTGCCGTCGTGGGTCGGCATCGCGAACATCAAGTGGGTCGGCGACATCGAGGTCAGCGCTCAGCCGCTGGTCTCCCCCTGGAACACCGGTCTCTACCGGCTGTTCGGCCCCGGCTACCCGGCGGAAGGCAGTGCACCGCTGACCCGGCAGACGCTGAAGAGCGCCTTCGAGCTGGCGCCGGGGGCGGCGTTCCCCGCCCATCGGCGCCACGAGCTGACGGGGCGGTCGTGGTCGGGCGGGGCGCCTGTGCGCATGGTGGAGATCAGCACCGACGGCGGGGCGCGGTGGCGCAGGGCACGGCTGCGTGACGAGCCGCGGAGCGGGAGCTGGGTGCGCTGGTCGGCCGACTGGCTGCCGAAGGACCGGGGGCCGGCCGTCCTGCTGGCACGGGCGACGGACCGGACGGGCCGCACCCAGCCCGAGATCGCCGCGCACAACACGCAGGGCTATCTGTTCGACGCGGTGGTCCGGCACGACGTGCGGGTCGTCTGA